The following are encoded in a window of Dysidea avara chromosome 4, odDysAvar1.4, whole genome shotgun sequence genomic DNA:
- the LOC136253309 gene encoding uncharacterized protein isoform X1 — translation MLTQQLCYSLNLHMGYIFLVHFDYPSFIGTAWHIDFFIFSFKFSACWIVSSDIETGVFGVATDIPGLGIECHEFQVSLLRCIGHSVDGFKQISSVDCSGIKGVNFQCLLDCVIRYRNECFWCCDRCSRSQYRHADIQEIITIVGTIFSQVLM, via the exons atgcttacccaacagttatgttactcacttaacctgcatatgggatatatttttttagttcattttgattatccatcctttattggtacagcctggcatattgattttttcatATTCTCTTTtaaattcagtgcctgctggattgtttcatcagatatcgaaacaggtgtctttggtgttgcgaccgatattccag gtctcggtatcgagtgtcatgaatttcag gtcagtctactcagatgtatcgggcatagtgttgatgggttcaaacaaatatccagtgtagactgtagtggcatcaagggtgttaatttccag tgcctgctggattgtgtcatcagatatcgaaacgagtgtttttggtgttgcgaccgatgttccag gtctcagtatcgtcatgctgacatacaagaaatcatcactattgttggaactatttttagtcaagtcttgatgtga
- the LOC136253309 gene encoding uncharacterized protein isoform X2 produces the protein MNFCACWIVSSDIETGVFGVATDIPGLGIECHEFQVSLLRCIGHSVDGFKQISSVDCSGIKGVNFQCLLDCVIRYRNECFWCCDRCSRSQYRHADIQEIITIVGTIFSQVLM, from the exons atgaatttctg tgcctgctggattgtttcatcagatatcgaaacaggtgtctttggtgttgcgaccgatattccag gtctcggtatcgagtgtcatgaatttcag gtcagtctactcagatgtatcgggcatagtgttgatgggttcaaacaaatatccagtgtagactgtagtggcatcaagggtgttaatttccag tgcctgctggattgtgtcatcagatatcgaaacgagtgtttttggtgttgcgaccgatgttccag gtctcagtatcgtcatgctgacatacaagaaatcatcactattgttggaactatttttagtcaagtcttgatgtga
- the LOC136253309 gene encoding uncharacterized protein isoform X3 — protein MNFSYQLSLYTSDVNLQVSLLRCIGHSVDGFKQISSVDCSGIKGVNFQCLLDCVIRYRNECFWCCDRCSRSQYRHADIQEIITIVGTIFSQVLM, from the exons atgaatttcag ttatcaattatcactgtatactagtgatgtgaatttgcaggtcagtctactcagatgtatcgggcatagtgttgatgggttcaaacaaatatccagtgtagactgtagtggcatcaagggtgttaatttccag tgcctgctggattgtgtcatcagatatcgaaacgagtgtttttggtgttgcgaccgatgttccag gtctcagtatcgtcatgctgacatacaagaaatcatcactattgttggaactatttttagtcaagtcttgatgtga